AAAAACACGGAGATCCTGGTTATAGACGAAGCCGACCGGATGTTCGACATGGGATTCATCAAGGACCTTCGATTCCTGCTTCGGAGGCTTCCCCCCTATTCAAAACGCCAGTCCATGCTCTTTTCCGCCACGCTTTCTTACCGGGTCATGGAACTCGCGTATGAACACATGAACCTTCCGGTGAAGCTTTCAGTCTCAAAAGAACGGATCACGGCGGAACATGTAGAGCAGACGCTCTACCATGTGGGAAAGGATGAGAAACTTTCCTTTCTTCTCGGTTTGCTGCGTCACGAGGGGGCGAAGCGGATTCTTATCTTTATCAATACCAAGGTGGTGGCCGACCGGCTCACTCGGTTGCTGAATGCCAACGGGTACAAGACCGGCGCCATCACCGGAGATATCCCGCAGCCTAAACGATTGAAGATTCTGAGAGACTTTAAGGAAGGCCGCCTTCCCATCCTTGTGGCGACCGACGTGGCATCCCGCGGGCTTCATATCGAAGGGGTCACCCATGTGATCAACTACGATCTGCCTCAGGATCCGGAAGATTATGTGCACCGAATCGGCAGGACCGCTCGGGCCGGCGCTTCAGGCAAGGCGATCAGCCTGGCTTGTGAGGAATATGTCTATTCCTTGGAAGAAATCGAGAATCTGCTCGGACAAAAAATTCCAGCCATGAGGCCTGACGAGTCCTTCTTTGTCCCTGTCATCAAACCGCCTCCTCAAAAAAGGCGAAGAAACGAACAGCAGCTTCAGAGGCATTCAAAACCTTTCCGATCCGGAGGAAACCAAAGGACCCGCCGGAATCAAGCTCGATCGGGCGCCTCAAGGCGAAATTCCGGTTGATTTTCTCGGAAATGACTGCGCCTCTTCAGGAAGAGGGATCAGT
This genomic interval from Nitrospirae bacterium CG2_30_53_67 contains the following:
- a CDS encoding RNA helicase, producing MQTSGLLFSSLNLPESVIKGIDAVGFTHCTPIQEQVFPFSFRGRDVAGQAQTGTGKTAAFLITIFTRLLEHEHKRQPGASPRAFIIAPTRELTVQIYEEAKLLGRFTDFSMMAVYGGVDYQKQREELRKGVDILVGTPGRLIDYFKQRVFNLKNTEILVIDEADRMFDMGFIKDLRFLLRRLPPYSKRQSMLFSATLSYRVMELAYEHMNLPVKLSVSKERITAEHVEQTLYHVGKDEKLSFLLGLLRHEGAKRILIFINTKVVADRLTRLLNANGYKTGAITGDIPQPKRLKILRDFKEGRLPILVATDVASRGLHIEGVTHVINYDLPQDPEDYVHRIGRTARAGASGKAISLACEEYVYSLEEIENLLGQKIPAMRPDESFFVPVIKPPPQKRRRNEQQLQRHSKPFRSGGNQRTRRNQARSGASRRNSG